From Pseudonocardia autotrophica, one genomic window encodes:
- a CDS encoding STAS domain-containing protein translates to MTGPPAGYDELAADPLRASAEYRPDGSVVLRCRGGIDAATAPPLSVFLIGWVDRCCCVELDLSGVDHLAAAGLAAVLTGCRHADREGRHLRLGPGRSPAVGRALAAARIVVGDRLGPTCPQHHRRPAA, encoded by the coding sequence ATGACCGGCCCGCCGGCCGGGTACGACGAGCTCGCGGCCGACCCGCTGCGGGCGAGCGCCGAGTACCGGCCGGACGGGTCGGTCGTGCTCCGGTGCCGGGGCGGGATCGACGCGGCCACCGCGCCGCCGCTGTCGGTGTTCCTGATCGGCTGGGTCGACCGCTGCTGCTGCGTCGAGCTGGACCTCTCCGGGGTGGATCACCTGGCCGCCGCCGGCCTCGCGGCGGTGCTCACCGGCTGCCGGCACGCCGACCGGGAGGGCAGGCACCTGCGGCTGGGGCCCGGCCGCTCCCCGGCGGTGGGGCGGGCGCTGGCGGCCGCCCGGATCGTCGTCGGTGACCGGCTCGGGCCGACCTGCCCGCAGCACCACCGGAGGCCCGCCGCCTGA
- a CDS encoding sensor histidine kinase, whose protein sequence is MSERGTAIGAGVVLASASWLVVWLLLGARESLFAATALAPLVLVAGGLAGRFGDRRSAWFPALVPPAGALAVHATTGGVDTALAAGIGLGVLLWCPWLVGRWFRERAALGNAGWQFAAQWEELARTAEHEARMRERARLAADMHDLVGHDLARAALRLGALELDRDLPAEARRGVGEAREQVSAAAEHLAQAVSALGADRAPPTGAGADVTAVVAGVRAAGRAVELVPADPAPALDGTAPAVSALVVRVVREGLTNAVKHAGDAPAEVSIVRRDGEIDVVVRTRGARPGPSAPGSGSGLPGLSADTAALGGTLEHGRSGTDHLLAARLPVTARTGDSGLPAVETARRVALGAVRRSRSTAVRGIAAAFAVSVLLVSTYRVLDAATSVLPADTFDALTAGTERAAVEHVLPMRTRTDGTGIPRPPGAWCEYYSVGVDPFGTSAADLRRLCWAGGVLVHKDLIVRSATAPGTIGT, encoded by the coding sequence ATGAGCGAACGCGGCACCGCGATCGGTGCCGGGGTGGTGCTCGCGTCGGCATCGTGGCTGGTGGTGTGGCTGCTCCTCGGCGCCCGGGAGAGCCTGTTCGCGGCGACCGCGCTCGCCCCGCTGGTGCTGGTCGCGGGCGGGCTCGCCGGACGTTTCGGGGACCGCCGCTCGGCGTGGTTCCCGGCACTCGTCCCGCCGGCGGGTGCGCTCGCCGTCCACGCGACGACCGGCGGGGTGGACACCGCGCTCGCCGCCGGGATCGGGCTGGGCGTGCTGCTGTGGTGCCCGTGGCTGGTGGGCCGGTGGTTCCGGGAGCGGGCGGCGCTGGGCAACGCGGGCTGGCAGTTCGCCGCGCAGTGGGAGGAGCTGGCCCGGACCGCCGAGCACGAGGCCCGGATGCGGGAGCGGGCCCGGCTGGCCGCCGACATGCACGACCTGGTCGGGCACGATCTGGCGCGGGCCGCGCTGCGGCTCGGCGCCCTGGAACTGGACCGGGACCTGCCCGCCGAGGCCCGCCGTGGCGTCGGCGAGGCCCGCGAGCAGGTGAGCGCCGCGGCCGAGCACCTCGCGCAGGCGGTGTCCGCGCTGGGCGCCGACCGGGCCCCACCGACCGGTGCCGGCGCCGACGTGACCGCGGTCGTCGCCGGTGTGCGGGCGGCCGGTCGCGCCGTGGAGCTGGTCCCGGCCGATCCGGCGCCCGCGCTCGACGGGACCGCTCCGGCGGTGTCCGCGCTGGTGGTGCGGGTGGTGCGGGAGGGTCTGACGAACGCGGTCAAGCACGCCGGTGACGCCCCGGCCGAGGTGTCGATCGTCCGCCGGGACGGCGAGATCGACGTCGTCGTCCGGACCCGCGGGGCGCGCCCCGGACCGTCCGCTCCGGGCTCCGGGAGCGGACTGCCCGGACTGTCCGCGGACACCGCAGCGCTCGGCGGGACGCTGGAGCACGGCCGCTCCGGCACCGACCACCTGCTCGCGGCCCGGCTGCCGGTGACGGCCCGCACCGGGGACTCCGGCCTGCCCGCGGTGGAGACGGCCCGGCGGGTCGCGCTCGGCGCGGTGCGCCGCTCCCGCAGCACCGCGGTCCGCGGGATCGCGGCCGCCTTCGCCGTCTCGGTGCTGCTGGTGTCGACCTACCGGGTGCTCGATGCCGCGACCTCGGTGCTGCCCGCCGACACCTTCGACGCACTGACCGCCGGTACCGAGCGGGCCGCCGTCGAGCACGTGCTCCCGATGCGCACCCGCACCGACGGCACCGGCATCCCGCGCCCGCCCGGTGCCTGGTGCGAGTACTACAGCGTGGGCGTCGACCCGTTCGGCACCAGCGCCGCGGACCTGCGCAGGCTCTGCTGGGCCGGTGGGGTGCTGGTGCACAAGGACCTGATCGTCCGATCGGCGACGGCACCGGGCACCATCGGGACATGA
- a CDS encoding universal stress protein: MGTIVVGVDGSDAALDAVRWAAAEAAHRHAELHLLYAFDIAGLYADAAVAPLLDDVEAAVREEARTILDAARSVAAETAPAVPVETRQDTEAPSSVLHEASRTASLLVLGSSGRGRIGTALGSVTLAVASHAQCPVAVVRGTARESAPVLVGVDGGPLSDAALEHAFEAASAHGAGLVALYAWHDGRSPALRAAGAFDRLRDAEERALAERLAGWSERYPDVAVERVVERSEPSRALAQRSTGARLVVVATRGRGGFTGLLLGSTGLSLIQHADCPVLLVGPEAAGQ; encoded by the coding sequence ATGGGCACGATCGTGGTCGGGGTGGACGGATCGGACGCGGCGCTCGACGCGGTCCGCTGGGCCGCGGCCGAGGCCGCGCACCGGCACGCCGAGCTGCACCTGCTGTACGCGTTCGATATCGCCGGGCTCTACGCCGACGCCGCCGTGGCACCCCTGCTCGACGACGTCGAGGCAGCCGTGCGCGAGGAGGCCCGGACGATCCTCGACGCGGCCCGGAGCGTCGCGGCGGAGACCGCACCGGCGGTACCGGTCGAGACCCGGCAGGACACCGAGGCTCCCTCGTCGGTGCTGCACGAGGCGTCCCGGACGGCGTCGCTGCTGGTGCTGGGCTCGTCCGGCCGCGGCCGGATCGGCACCGCTCTCGGCTCGGTGACCCTCGCGGTGGCCTCGCACGCGCAGTGCCCGGTGGCGGTGGTCCGCGGCACCGCACGCGAGAGCGCCCCGGTGCTGGTCGGGGTGGACGGCGGGCCGCTGTCCGACGCCGCGCTGGAGCACGCGTTCGAGGCGGCGTCGGCGCACGGTGCGGGACTGGTCGCGCTCTACGCCTGGCACGACGGCCGATCCCCGGCACTGCGCGCCGCCGGCGCGTTCGACCGGCTGCGCGACGCCGAGGAGCGGGCGCTCGCCGAGCGGCTCGCCGGATGGTCGGAGCGCTACCCCGACGTCGCCGTCGAGCGGGTCGTCGAGCGGTCCGAGCCGAGCCGTGCGCTGGCGCAGCGCAGCACCGGCGCCCGGCTGGTGGTCGTCGCGACCCGGGGGCGCGGCGGATTCACCGGGCTGCTGCTCGGGTCCACCGGGCTGTCACTGATCCAGCACGCGGACTGCCCGGTGCTGCTGGTCGGGCCGGAGGCCGCCGGTCAGTAG
- a CDS encoding DUF4180 domain-containing protein, whose translation MNRVLTLPVDGPVIASEADALGVLGDAFGQQAEQVEIPVQRLDPEFFRLRSGLAGAITQKFAQYGVRLTVVGDVSRWAAEPGPVADWIREANQGAGTLRFTG comes from the coding sequence ATGAACCGCGTCCTGACCCTGCCCGTCGACGGCCCCGTGATCGCTTCCGAGGCCGACGCGCTCGGCGTGCTCGGCGACGCGTTCGGGCAGCAGGCCGAGCAGGTCGAGATCCCGGTGCAGCGGCTCGATCCGGAGTTCTTCCGGCTGCGCAGCGGGCTGGCCGGTGCGATCACCCAGAAGTTCGCGCAGTACGGCGTCCGGCTGACCGTCGTCGGCGACGTCTCCCGGTGGGCCGCGGAGCCCGGCCCGGTCGCCGACTGGATCCGGGAGGCCAACCAGGGGGCCGGCACGCTGCGGTTCACCGGATGA
- the nhaA gene encoding Na+/H+ antiporter NhaA, with protein MAVTTLVERGDLSDAARRFLGTESGSAVLLVVAALGALLWANTGAGYESFWHTELAIRLGGAELALDVRHWVNDGLMVLFFLSVGLEIARETTLGELRGARAIAAPAAAAVGGLVVPALVFLSLNAGGEAAGAWGIAISTDTAVMLGVLALLGPRCPDQLRVFLLALAIVDDIGAVAAIALFYTDEVDLTALLIAVVLLAGLLGLRHVRFWRTPFYATIGILTWLAVLRSGVHPSVVGVALGLLVNAYAPRRQDMAAAIGAGKNFLLDPTPERARTAQVVAVAAVSPNERLQQRIQPWSSYVIVPLFVLANAGVVLDAQTLSAAATSLLTWGIILGLVVGKPIGVAAGTWLVLRTGLGRVPDTLRWGQLLGGSALSGIGFTVALFVTELALDDELLIAEAKIGILTGSILAALSGWLVFRLAGERGGQCSPTGLPTLPPRPWRPID; from the coding sequence ATGGCGGTCACCACCCTGGTCGAGCGCGGCGATCTCTCCGACGCCGCCCGGCGCTTCCTCGGCACCGAGTCCGGATCGGCGGTGCTGCTGGTCGTCGCGGCGCTCGGCGCGCTCCTCTGGGCGAACACCGGTGCCGGCTACGAGAGCTTCTGGCACACCGAGCTGGCGATCCGGCTCGGTGGTGCGGAGCTGGCGCTGGACGTACGGCACTGGGTGAACGACGGCCTGATGGTGCTGTTCTTCCTGTCCGTCGGTCTGGAGATCGCCCGCGAGACCACGCTCGGCGAGCTGCGGGGAGCGCGGGCGATCGCGGCCCCGGCCGCCGCGGCCGTCGGCGGGCTCGTGGTCCCGGCGCTGGTGTTCCTGTCGCTCAACGCCGGCGGGGAGGCCGCCGGGGCCTGGGGCATCGCGATCTCCACCGACACCGCGGTGATGCTCGGGGTGCTGGCGCTGCTCGGCCCGCGCTGCCCGGACCAGCTGCGGGTGTTCCTGCTGGCACTGGCGATCGTGGACGACATCGGGGCGGTCGCGGCGATCGCGCTGTTCTACACCGACGAGGTCGACCTCACCGCGCTGCTGATCGCGGTGGTGCTGCTGGCGGGGCTGCTGGGGCTGCGGCACGTCCGGTTCTGGCGGACCCCGTTCTACGCCACGATCGGGATCCTGACGTGGCTGGCGGTGCTGCGGTCCGGGGTGCACCCGAGTGTCGTCGGTGTCGCGCTCGGGCTGCTGGTGAACGCCTACGCACCGCGCCGGCAGGACATGGCGGCCGCGATCGGGGCCGGCAAGAACTTCCTGCTCGACCCGACCCCGGAGCGGGCCCGGACCGCGCAGGTCGTCGCGGTCGCCGCGGTCTCCCCGAACGAGCGCCTGCAGCAGCGGATCCAGCCGTGGAGCAGCTACGTGATCGTGCCGCTGTTCGTGCTCGCCAACGCCGGTGTGGTGCTGGACGCGCAGACCCTGTCCGCCGCCGCGACCTCGCTGCTGACCTGGGGGATCATCCTCGGTCTCGTGGTCGGCAAGCCGATCGGTGTCGCCGCCGGCACCTGGCTCGTGCTGCGCACCGGCCTGGGCCGGGTGCCGGACACGCTGCGCTGGGGGCAGCTGCTCGGTGGGTCCGCGCTGTCCGGGATCGGGTTCACGGTCGCGCTGTTCGTCACCGAGCTGGCGCTCGACGACGAGCTGCTGATCGCCGAGGCGAAGATCGGCATCCTGACCGGGTCGATCCTGGCCGCGCTGTCCGGCTGGCTGGTGTTCCGGCTGGCGGGGGAGCGGGGCGGGCAGTGCTCACCGACCGGGCTGCCGACGCTGCCCCCGCGCCCGTGGCGGCCGATCGACTGA
- a CDS encoding DsbA family protein — MHTVCRRCPISSIDPPVGPYDHTLGPPAAEFTLVEYGDYECPYCRAAVPVIEQVRERLGDRLRFVFRHFPLHEMHPHALAAALAAEMAALEGRFWEMHDAMYAPGPPRLSQADLAGHAETAGVRPERVLWPATQKVEDRVEAGFNAAVRSGVRGTPTLFVNGEQYRGNVTVDALTAALEQDPVVY, encoded by the coding sequence GTGCACACTGTCTGCAGGAGGTGCCCCATCAGCTCGATCGATCCACCTGTCGGCCCGTACGACCACACGCTGGGACCGCCGGCCGCGGAGTTCACCCTGGTCGAGTACGGCGACTACGAGTGCCCCTACTGCCGGGCGGCGGTGCCGGTGATCGAGCAGGTCCGGGAGCGGCTGGGCGACCGGCTCCGGTTCGTGTTCCGGCACTTCCCGCTGCACGAGATGCACCCGCACGCGCTGGCCGCGGCACTGGCCGCGGAGATGGCGGCACTGGAGGGCCGGTTCTGGGAGATGCACGACGCGATGTACGCGCCGGGGCCGCCCCGGCTGAGCCAGGCCGACCTGGCCGGGCACGCCGAGACCGCCGGGGTACGGCCGGAACGGGTGCTCTGGCCGGCGACCCAGAAGGTCGAGGACCGGGTCGAGGCCGGCTTCAACGCGGCCGTGCGCAGCGGGGTGCGCGGCACGCCGACGCTGTTCGTGAACGGGGAGCAGTACCGCGGGAACGTCACGGTCGACGCCCTGACCGCGGCGCTGGAGCAGGATCCGGTCGTCTACTGA
- a CDS encoding RNA polymerase sigma factor, producing MGENDRLDAAADDWLIGKVKGGDVDAYEELVRRHRDRIYRIALRMVGNPHDAEDVAQDVVVALWTALTGFAGDSLFTTWLYRVVVNRCINLINRRPRFEPLDDPDVTVSPGADLQVEARRHAQAALAAVTALPAELRAPVVLVDIEQMTYQEVAAILNVSEATVRGRLSRARRRLLDTLREWA from the coding sequence GTGGGGGAGAACGACCGGCTGGACGCGGCCGCCGACGACTGGCTCATCGGGAAGGTCAAGGGCGGCGACGTCGATGCCTATGAGGAGCTGGTGCGCCGCCACCGCGATCGGATCTACCGGATCGCGCTGCGGATGGTGGGGAATCCGCACGACGCCGAGGACGTCGCGCAGGATGTCGTCGTCGCGCTGTGGACGGCACTGACCGGCTTCGCCGGGGACAGCCTGTTCACCACCTGGCTCTACCGAGTGGTGGTGAACCGGTGCATCAACCTGATCAACAGGCGGCCCCGGTTCGAGCCGCTCGACGATCCGGACGTGACCGTCTCACCGGGGGCGGACCTGCAGGTGGAGGCGAGGAGGCACGCCCAGGCCGCGCTCGCGGCCGTCACCGCGCTGCCGGCCGAGTTACGTGCTCCAGTGGTACTCGTCGACATCGAGCAGATGACGTACCAGGAGGTGGCAGCCATCCTGAACGTGTCCGAGGCGACGGTCCGCGGACGGCTGTCCCGGGCGCGACGACGACTCCTCGACACCCTGCGGGAGTGGGCATGA
- a CDS encoding phosphatase PAP2 family protein — translation MLPISDVPDASAAELTRILALLTGAPDRTGAVVALVGELALLLTVAVWMWLWWLGRGTGPATTAAVFAVPVATVLAWQLNELLKDALAVDRPCRLLTGFPEWGVCPDPGSWSFPSNHSAVAGALAVGVLLVALRLGARGVGLLALGCGLAVAGSRVLAGAHFPHDVVVGFGLGGMVAVVTLTLGVLLAGRLPAARRHAGRR, via the coding sequence ATGCTGCCGATCTCCGATGTCCCCGACGCGAGCGCCGCCGAGCTGACCCGGATCCTCGCCCTGCTCACCGGGGCCCCGGACCGGACCGGGGCGGTGGTCGCGCTGGTCGGTGAGCTGGCGCTGCTGCTCACCGTCGCGGTGTGGATGTGGCTGTGGTGGCTCGGCCGCGGCACCGGCCCGGCGACCACGGCGGCGGTGTTCGCCGTGCCGGTCGCGACGGTCCTCGCCTGGCAGCTGAACGAGCTGCTGAAGGACGCATTGGCGGTGGACCGGCCGTGCCGGCTGCTCACCGGCTTCCCGGAGTGGGGGGTGTGCCCGGACCCGGGGAGCTGGTCGTTCCCGAGTAACCACTCCGCGGTCGCCGGCGCGCTGGCGGTCGGTGTGCTGCTGGTCGCGCTGCGGCTGGGGGCCCGCGGTGTGGGGCTGCTCGCGCTGGGCTGCGGTCTCGCCGTGGCCGGATCGCGGGTGCTCGCCGGGGCACACTTCCCGCACGACGTCGTCGTCGGGTTCGGGCTGGGTGGCATGGTGGCCGTCGTGACCCTCACGCTGGGAGTGCTGCTCGCCGGACGGTTGCCTGCCGCCCGCCGTCACGCGGGGCGCCGATGA
- a CDS encoding winged helix DNA-binding domain-containing protein, whose protein sequence is MTVLDRRSLNRATLARQQLLERHGPDEIVARLGGLQAQEPREPYTGLWSRVADFDPAPTSAALHDRTLVRTVLIRRTVHLVTAADCLAFRGLCQPMITQRTWGARRAELPGVDPGVLADAVRPWFAETPRTGGEVARLVADRFPGAGHAALADAAISVIPLVQVPPRGTWDGSGPARLTTVDAWLGSDPDPEPDAAALVLRYLRAFGPAASADLRAWCGLTGLPAVVARLRPQLRTFRDERGRELLDVADTPLPDPDTPAPPRFLPAFDNVVLGFDDRSRIIDDAHRGLSITGARFVLVDGRVAATWTISGDDLAVHPLRPFTRAEADAVGVEGERLRGFLTGGASGTGGSTTIGGSVDRPPRARGQRRQPGR, encoded by the coding sequence ATGACGGTGCTCGACCGGCGGTCGCTGAACCGGGCGACGCTCGCCCGCCAGCAGCTGCTCGAACGGCACGGCCCGGACGAGATCGTCGCCCGTCTCGGCGGGTTGCAGGCCCAGGAACCCCGCGAGCCCTACACCGGACTGTGGTCCCGGGTCGCGGACTTCGACCCGGCTCCCACCTCGGCCGCGCTGCACGACCGGACGCTGGTGCGCACCGTTCTGATCCGCCGGACCGTGCACCTGGTGACGGCCGCCGACTGCCTCGCCTTCCGCGGGCTGTGCCAGCCGATGATCACCCAGCGGACCTGGGGTGCGCGGCGGGCCGAGCTGCCCGGGGTGGACCCGGGAGTGCTCGCCGACGCCGTGCGGCCGTGGTTCGCCGAGACCCCGCGCACCGGCGGGGAGGTCGCGCGGCTGGTCGCGGACCGGTTCCCGGGGGCGGGGCACGCGGCGCTGGCCGACGCGGCGATCTCGGTGATCCCGCTGGTCCAGGTCCCGCCGCGGGGCACCTGGGACGGCTCCGGGCCGGCCCGGCTCACCACGGTGGACGCCTGGCTGGGGAGCGACCCCGATCCGGAGCCGGACGCCGCCGCACTGGTGCTGCGTTATCTACGCGCGTTCGGCCCCGCCGCGAGCGCCGATCTGCGCGCCTGGTGCGGCCTGACCGGGCTGCCCGCCGTCGTCGCGCGGCTGCGCCCGCAGCTGCGGACCTTCCGGGACGAGCGCGGCCGCGAGCTGCTCGACGTCGCCGATACCCCGCTGCCGGACCCGGACACCCCGGCCCCGCCACGGTTCCTGCCCGCCTTCGACAACGTCGTACTCGGGTTCGACGACCGCAGCCGGATCATCGACGACGCGCACCGCGGCCTGAGCATCACCGGGGCCCGATTCGTGCTGGTCGACGGGCGGGTCGCCGCCACCTGGACCATCTCCGGGGACGATCTCGCGGTGCACCCGTTGCGGCCGTTCACCCGGGCCGAGGCCGACGCCGTCGGCGTCGAGGGGGAACGGCTGCGCGGGTTCCTGACCGGCGGCGCATCCGGGACCGGCGGATCGACGACGATCGGCGGGTCAGTCGATCGGCCGCCACGGGCGCGGGGGCAGCGTCGGCAGCCCGGTCGGTGA
- a CDS encoding Asp23/Gls24 family envelope stress response protein — MTSQNEGSGSRDRLACGRSVDELLDQVAAGRADRRDEHQQGCVHCQAALGEYGRLWSPVRELAAQPVAAPAGRIDRILRQIRGVLSEPDHAVLAGPDGVTRIAARVVVVTARRSAQSVPGVRVALSRTLDANGTADDVVAGVAGASTAIEIVLAADYGRDLNALADQVRRTVAERVASLTGLATTELTVVIDDVLR, encoded by the coding sequence ATGACCAGCCAGAACGAGGGCTCCGGGAGCCGTGACCGGCTGGCCTGCGGACGTTCGGTGGACGAACTGCTCGACCAGGTCGCGGCCGGGCGTGCGGACCGGCGCGACGAGCATCAGCAGGGCTGCGTGCACTGCCAGGCGGCGCTGGGCGAGTACGGGCGGCTGTGGTCGCCGGTGCGCGAGCTCGCCGCCCAGCCGGTGGCCGCGCCGGCGGGCCGGATCGACCGGATCCTGCGCCAGATCCGCGGCGTGCTGTCCGAACCCGATCACGCCGTGCTGGCCGGTCCGGACGGCGTCACCCGGATCGCGGCACGGGTGGTCGTGGTGACCGCCCGCCGCTCCGCGCAGTCGGTGCCCGGCGTCCGGGTCGCGCTGAGCCGGACCCTCGACGCGAACGGCACGGCCGACGACGTCGTCGCGGGCGTCGCCGGGGCCAGCACGGCGATCGAGATCGTGCTCGCCGCCGACTACGGACGGGATCTCAACGCGCTCGCCGACCAGGTCCGGCGGACCGTCGCCGAACGGGTGGCCAGCCTGACCGGGCTGGCGACGACCGAGCTGACCGTCGTGATCGACGACGTGCTGCGATGA